From Alphaproteobacteria bacterium:
GCAGAAATACGTGAAGCGCATCGGTGACGAGCGACTGGTCAAAGTCCCCGGCGATCTCGACCTGAAGCCCTACCGCGACGAGCACGATTACGACCTCATCCAGCGGATGGTTGCCGCGATGGGCAAAGTCGAGGTGCCACATCCGCTGCGCGACCCGAAGCTGCGCCGGATCGTCACAGAGGCCGTGACGGAGTATAAGGCGGGGACCCGCACCGGCAAGGCAGGCAAACCAGTCCGGGCGGCTACCGCAGCTAAGCGCAAGCGAAAATAGGCGACTAAGCTTCGGTCACCCGAAGGGCTCGGCCTTTACGACGGTTTGGTCGATTGCGCCGAAAATCGAATTGCCGTCGTCGTCGAGCATCTCGATGCGAACCCGGTCGCCGAAATGCATGAAAGGCGTCGTGGGTTTCCCTTTCTCGAGAAGTTCGAGGGTACGGATTTCCGCAAGACAGCTTGAACCCGATGACCGGTCTCGGTTGGAGACGGTGCCGGAGCCGATAATCGTGCCTGCGGATAGCGGCCTTGTCTTGGCGGCGTGCGCAATGAGTTCGGGAAAGCCGAACTGCATGTCAGTGCCCGCGTCGGCATGGCCGATTTCGTCGCCGTTCAAGGATACATGAAGGGCGCGATGGAGCTTGCCGTCGCGCCAAGCACTACCGAGCGCATCTGGGGTCACCGCGACCGGTGCGAACGCGGTCGGCGGCTTGCTATGAAAGAAGCCAAAACCTTTCGCGAGTTCCTTTGGAATGAGATTCCTGAGCGAGACATCGTTCGCGAGCGTGACGAGCTTTATGTGATTGGCGGCCGACCCGACAGACACTCCCATCGGCACGTCATCAGTGATGACGGCCACCTCACCCTCCATGTCGATGCCCCAAGCCTCCTCGCTGACGTGGATCGGTTCGTCCGGCGCCAAAAAGCGATCGGATCCACCCTGGTACATCAAGGGATCGACGAGCAGCTCAGGCGGCAACTCGGCACCGCGCGCCCTTCGCACCAGCTCCACATGGAAAAGGTAGGCGCTGGCATCCGCCCACTGGTAGGCCCGCGGGAGCGGCGCGTGCAGGATCTTCGGATTGAGCATGAACGCTTCGCGGCACTGTCCATTTTCGAGGAGCCTCGCGACCGAGCGAAGCTCCGCCTCGCAATCAACCCAATCGTCGAGGGCCGCTTGAAGCGTAGTAGCAATCTGCGGGACCTTTACGGCATGCTTCAAATTAGCGCTCACTACGACGAGCGTGCCGTCCCGTTCGCTTGACTTGAGGCTGCCGAGTTTCATTCGGCGGCTTCCTTTCTGATCTTCCAGCTATCGACGTAGCCAGCCCACTCGACCCCCTCCGGCAGTTTGGCGATCGCCAGAGCATCGCGTGCGTCGATCATGACGGCGACTTCATCTGTCTCCTTCTTCGCGGCCTTTGCTCCGGCCGCAAAGGCCTTCGGGTGCGGCCCGTGCGGAAAACCGCAGGGATGCAGTGTCACCATGCCAGGGTGAATGTTATCTCTGCTGAAGAATTCGCCTCGGTGGTAGAAGATCACTTCGTCGAAATCGTTGTTGGAGTGGTAGAACGGCACTTTGAGCGCGCCCGGATCGCTCTCGACCGGTCGAGGCACGAACGTGCAAACGACGAACCGGCTCGCAAGGAAGGTCGTGTGCGCGGAGGGCGGCACGTGAAACCGATGGCTCATTAACGGCCGGATGTCGCGCCAATTGAGTTTGACCGGTGCCAGATCCCCCTGCCAACCGATCGCGTCGAGCGGATTGTATGGATAAGTTATGGTGCTGATCTCCTCGCCGCGCTTGATTGCCACGCGCCACTCGCGTTCAGACTGTTGCGCACGGAATGCTTCGTCGATTTTGGGAGTCTCAAGAACGCCGAGATCGAAAACGGCCTGGGGTCCAGCAATTCCGCGCTCGGCGATCACGTAATTATCGTTAGTGGCCTCGATGAGAAGTGCAGTGAACGGCCCCTTCGCCTCGATCCGCCACATGGTGCCGCGCGGCAGCATGACATAGTCGCCTTCGCTATAGCTCAAATGGCCGAAATCGCAGAAGAGGTCGCCTTCGCCCTCGTGAAAGAATAAGAGTTGGTCCCCGTCGGCGTTACGCACGAGATGGTCCATCTTGCCGGAACCGCGCCAGAGCCTGAATTTGACCGCATCGTTATGGAGGATATTGTCGGCCTCCCACGGCGACGCAACCATGCCGTTGAGCTTGGTAAGATCGAACGCGTGCGGCCGCAAGCTGCCCCGCCAGTCGCTCCAGCCAGTTGGCGGATGACGGTGATAGAATTGCGTAGCGGGGCCGAAAAAACCTTCCTTGCCGAACTCCCGCTCGTAAGTGCCGTCCGGAAGATCGCAATGAGCCTGGCGCGAGGCAATACCTTCGCGACGCGGTAATGAAATCCATTTTTTCATGGCTGAAGCTCCAGCGGTCGTTTAACGCCGGGGCCGGTGCACCAATGCGCTTGACCCGAGCGGATTCGATCCGCAATATAGTTTCAATTGAAACTAATGTGAAGCGGGGAAATGACCAGATCGCCGTCGACGCGCAAGATTTTTGGACCGAATGAGGAACGCACGGCTCCCATCGGCCGACTGATCCTCGAGCGGTTTTTGCCTTATCGGCTCTCGGTGCTCGCGAACACGCTAAGCCGAGCGGTTGCGCGCACCTATGACCGACGCTTTGGGCTGAGCATTCCCGAATGGCGCGTGATGGCCGTACTTGCACGATACGAGGCCTTATCGGCGGTCGAGGTTGCTGCGTGCACGGCCATGGACAAGGTGCGGGTCAGCCGTGCCGTCGCGCGACTGTTGCACGCAGGCGTTCTCCGCCGCGAGACCGACCGCATGGACCGCCGCCGCTCGGAACTACGCCTTTCGCCGCGCGGCATTGCCACGCATGCGCAGATCGTTCCATTCGCACTCGGGGTCGAACGAGAGCTCCTTGCCGTCCTTAGCGAGGAAGAGCGCCGCTCGCTCGACCGGCTCCTAGCAAAACTTCAAACGCGCGCTGAGGAAATCGGGAGAGGTGCCAACAATGCTCGTTGAGGACATAAGCTATGTGTGCGGCGTCAGTCTTGCTCCACTCGGTTACCGCACAGTCGGATCAGCCTTCGACGAGGCCGCCAATCGCTGGGGCGAGCGCGATGCGTTGGTCGTGCGCCACCAAGGACTCCGGTACTCTTATGAGGAGCTGCGCCAATCCGTCGATCGCGTCGCAGCGGGGATTCTCGCTCTCGGCATCGGGCCCGGCGACA
This genomic window contains:
- a CDS encoding fumarylacetoacetate hydrolase family protein, encoding MKLGSLKSSERDGTLVVVSANLKHAVKVPQIATTLQAALDDWVDCEAELRSVARLLENGQCREAFMLNPKILHAPLPRAYQWADASAYLFHVELVRRARGAELPPELLVDPLMYQGGSDRFLAPDEPIHVSEEAWGIDMEGEVAVITDDVPMGVSVGSAANHIKLVTLANDVSLRNLIPKELAKGFGFFHSKPPTAFAPVAVTPDALGSAWRDGKLHRALHVSLNGDEIGHADAGTDMQFGFPELIAHAAKTRPLSAGTIIGSGTVSNRDRSSGSSCLAEIRTLELLEKGKPTTPFMHFGDRVRIEMLDDDGNSIFGAIDQTVVKAEPFG
- a CDS encoding homogentisate 1,2-dioxygenase, which produces MKKWISLPRREGIASRQAHCDLPDGTYEREFGKEGFFGPATQFYHRHPPTGWSDWRGSLRPHAFDLTKLNGMVASPWEADNILHNDAVKFRLWRGSGKMDHLVRNADGDQLLFFHEGEGDLFCDFGHLSYSEGDYVMLPRGTMWRIEAKGPFTALLIEATNDNYVIAERGIAGPQAVFDLGVLETPKIDEAFRAQQSEREWRVAIKRGEEISTITYPYNPLDAIGWQGDLAPVKLNWRDIRPLMSHRFHVPPSAHTTFLASRFVVCTFVPRPVESDPGALKVPFYHSNNDFDEVIFYHRGEFFSRDNIHPGMVTLHPCGFPHGPHPKAFAAGAKAAKKETDEVAVMIDARDALAIAKLPEGVEWAGYVDSWKIRKEAAE
- a CDS encoding MarR family winged helix-turn-helix transcriptional regulator, translating into MTRSPSTRKIFGPNEERTAPIGRLILERFLPYRLSVLANTLSRAVARTYDRRFGLSIPEWRVMAVLARYEALSAVEVAACTAMDKVRVSRAVARLLHAGVLRRETDRMDRRRSELRLSPRGIATHAQIVPFALGVERELLAVLSEEERRSLDRLLAKLQTRAEEIGRGANNAR